A region of the Candidatus Methylomirabilota bacterium genome:
CGGGAACTGCCGCGCCATGTTCTCGAAGTCGTCCTTGCTCGTGGCCTGGAACCCCGTGGCCAGGGCGTAGAGCCCGGGCGACTCCGGCGTAAGGTCGCGATGAGCGGTGTCCGCTCCTCGCACAATCAGGGCCAGCGCGCGCAGCGCAGGATCGTCGAGCTTGTACTTCTCGAGGAACGCATCAAACGAACAGTGGTCGCCATGATGCCCCAGCTCCACGCCGGGGACATCGTAGGGAATCGCCTGCTCGCGCTCGGCCACCTTCATGACGTCGGCGGCGGGAACGAAGAGGAATACCGGCTCGCGATCGACAAACCGGCTGATCAACCATGGGCAGGCAATGCGGTCCACGCGGGCCTTTTCTCGGGTTACCCATTTCATGGCCTTCTCCTTTGCAGAAAGGAACGTGCACAGCTGGGCCGGTAGATGCGTCCGGGCACTCGCGGTCTCCTTTCTCTCGTTGGGATGTCCTGTGCTTCCACGCGCTGCCGCTCAGCCCCGCTCGACATAGACCAAGGCTCGATGCGTGTCGGGCAGAAACGCGTATACAGTGTTGCGGCTCGGATCGAACCCGAGGGTGTGGGCGCCCGCCTCCGTCCGAATCGTTTCCAATCGCCGTACCTGGTCAGTTTCGAACACCTCGATCAGCCCAGGCTCGCCGATCGCCACGTAGAGATGCCGCCGTTCCCGATTGAAGAAGATCACGTCGGGAACTCCGGCAAGCTCAGCCCGCGCCAGCTCCGCGCCTGATCGCGAATCAAGGACGATGAGCGTCTTGGCGTCGCACGCGCAGAACAGCCGATGGGACATCGCATCCAGGTCCAGCCCGTGCGGACCGGCCGCGGGAACGGCAAAGGTGCGGGCCACCAAGCGGGGATTCCCAGCCTCTATGACCGCGATCTGAGGCGGATCGGCAATGTTGACATAGAACCAGCCGGTCTCTGCGTCAAAGACCACCCAGCGGGTTCGGCCCGACACGGGGACGTCGGCGACCATCGCTCGAGCGGACGTGTCGACCACTGAAACACTGAATGACCCAGGCCGTGCCGGCTCCCCGACGTTCGCGGCCAGCAGGAGACAGCGGCCGGCATCATAGGCGAGGCCATTCGGTCTGAGGCCCACCTTCACCTTGACGAGCGCCTCCTCTTGATCTGGCGGGAAGATCCCCACGGTGTTCTCCGCGCGATTCGAGGTGAACACCAGATCGTGCTCTTCGGACACCAGGGCCCCCGCCACGCCCTCGAGGCGCGAGATCGAACCGAGATACGTGTTCGTTGCGCAGTCGACCACGTCCAGCGCGTCGTTGGCCGTGTGGGCGACATAGAGCCGCCCCCGTGGCCCATGCACCGCCGCGTGATCAAAGCCGCCCGGCTTATCGTGGGTGGGAAGCTGCACTTCACCGATCTGCTCGAGAATCATAGATGCGCCGTCATGTTATCCATCGAGCTTCACCTCCGTGCCGCGCCCGGTTGCGCGGGCTTTCTCGTAAACGGCCACCGCGGCGGCGACGTCTTGCAGCGCCGTCCCCGAGCTGTCGAAGACGGTGATCTCGTCGTCGCGCGTGCGCCCGGGGCGGCGACCCACCACGACATCGGCGAGCTCCGCATGCACCTGCGCGCGCGTCATCAGTCCGGCGGCAAGGACGTGTTGCAGCTCGCCGATCTCGGCGCATTGCTCGAGGACATCGACGACGAGCGTCGCCGACACGACGAGCGCGGGCTCCAGCTCCTGCTTGCCCCGGTTGTCCGCGCCGACCGCGGCGATGAAGGTGCCCGGCCTGACGTCGCCCGTCGTCACGAACGCGCGACGGGCCGGCGTACACGTTACGCACACGTCGCTCTCACGAAGCGCGGCCCGCAGGTCCTTGGCTGCCTCCACCCGCAGTCCGAGACTCGCGGTGGCGCGCGCGGCCATGCTCGCCGCGCGCTCGTAGTCCGTGTCGAGGACCCACGCGCGCTCCAAGGGCAGGACCGCGGCGATCGCCGCAAGTTGGAGCTCGCCCTGGACGCCGCAGCCCACGATCGTGGCCGTCCGCGCGTCGCGCCGGGCGAGAAATTTCGCGGCCACGGCCGTGGCCGCGCCAGTGCGAAGCGCCGTCACGCTGCCGGATTCGATGATGGCGAGCAGCGCGCCGGTGCTCGCATCGGCGAGCACGATCGTCCCCTGGATCGTGGGGAGCCCGAAGCGTCGCGGGTTCTCCGGGAAATTCGCGTTTGTCTTCGCCGCGAAATAGCTGCGCTCACCGACGAGCCCGGCCGCCTTAATGTGGAAGCCGCCGTCCGCGGCGGGCACACCAAGAACGCCCGGCCCCAGCGTGCGGCCTTCGGCATGCAGGCGGAAGGCGCGCTCCACCGCGCGGATACAGTCATGAAGCGTCAGGAGATCGAGCACGTCACCGCGTGAAAGGACGATGAGCGGCTCGGACACTCCATTCAACGAGTTTCCCTTCATGGCCTTCACTCCCTTCCAGGCACGGCAGCATAGAGCCCTTCGAAGAGCGTCAGTCCGTGCGTGAGCACTTGCTGGTCATCCGCATGCGCCGCGAGGAGCCCGCGGATCACCACATCGATCCCGCGCGCCTCGTCTCGCGGGAACTTGCCGTCGCGAAGGTCCGCCTCGTGCACGATTTCCGCGAGGCGCGTGAGGCGGCGATCCCGAAGCCCGGCCCGCTTCAGGAGCGTCTCGAAGGTGCAGTCGTCCCCCACGTGGCTGAGCTCGGCGCCGGGCGTGTCGAACGGGATGGCCTCCGTGGGGAACTCCCGCGGGTCCGCGAACAGGAAGGTGGCGTCGGGATCGATGAACCGCTTGATGAGCCAGGCCGAGGCAATGCGGTCCACGTGGGGACGACGACGCGTGACCCACTGGCGTCCTCGGAGGTCGCGGAGCTCGGGAGCGGGCTTCCCTCTACGTCTCGGTTCCTCGGATGGCCGTGTGCGCATGTCGATTGCCTCCCTGAGCCGCTCGACTTCGGCGCCCCCCGGCGCCTCGAAGAAATCGAGCTCGTGGAGCTTTTCGTAGTCCCTCTGGAGCTGGGCGAGCTCCGCCTGGACCCGCGGACTGGTCGCCGCCGACTTCCGGTCGAGCGTTTGCAGGAGTTTTCGGTAGCGCCCTCCAAGCCGGCGGTACTCGGGATTGCGGGCCTCGTGGAACAGTCGAACGATCTCGTCCGAGCTCATGTTCTCGATCTGCTCGACGCGCAGGAGCGTCGCCTCGCCCCCCGCCCGCTGAATCTCTTGGGCCAGCCACTGGAAGTGCTCGTAGTGGTCTGGGGAGTCGGGCAGCAGATAGACCGTCCGCTTGAGGGCAACGGCACCGATCGCCCGGAGCCGGCGCCACACCCGCACGCGCAGGCTCGACGGATTCGGCGGCAGGCTGACTATAAGGAGAAGAAGCCTTGTATCCATTGTGTTGCTACTATGAAACTACTGTTTCATCTTGTCAAGAGCCTCATAACGCTTTGCGTTACTCACGCCCGGCGGGCTATGCAACCTTTTGGTGTTACTCTCTACCTGCCCTCCTCCGAGCCTTCTGGTTGACGCAGCAGGCGTCCAGGCTCCCTGGCGTCTGGCTTCAGATGTCTCCCCCGCTTCCTGAGAGGCCAGGCCATGGAAGAAGTTGATCTTCGCCAGCGCGCGCGTGAGGCAATCCAGATTGGCAAACTCCCGAGCCGCCATCCTGATCGAACGTGGGGTGGTCCGGGCGTTGGTGCCCCCTGTGCGGTGTGCGAACAACCCGTGAAGAAGGAAGAGATGGAGTTCGAGGTCCAGTTTGCGCGAGATGGAGATGATGGTGGTGACCGCCAGTTCGGTGACCGCCACTTCGATATCTTTCACATCCACGTCCGATGTTTCGCCGCGTGGGAGTTGGAACGGGTGATGTAGTCGCGGTCAGACGCGAGGCCCGCGGAGCCTGGATCGGTCCGGAGTCAGGAGCCGCGGTGCTTGCTCGCTGACCGCCTCTCAGGTAAGGTGCGGGGCATCACGCGGCAGGAGTCGCGCCCGATGATGAGGCACCTCCGGCATTTCTCGACGTGGGAGGACAGACCATGACGGCGGTCAGCCAGCGGATCGCGTACTTCAACGGACGGTATGTCCCCGAAAGCGAGGTCCTGGTGCCGTTCCGGGACCGCGGCTTCAAGTACGGCGACGCGGTGTTCGACACCACCCGCACCTTCGGCCACCGCGTCTTCAAGCTCGCGGAACACGTGGAGCGTCTGTACCGCTCCCTCCACTATCTCCGGATCGACCCCGGCATCGCCCCCGCCGAGCTGGTGGCCATCACCGAGGAGGTGCTGCGCCGGAATCTCGTCCTTCTCGGGCCCGATGAGGACTACTGGGTCAGCCAGCGAATCTCCCGCGGCCTCGACGCCGCCGCCCGCGAAGTATGGCCCCGGACCGGCGCCACCGTGATCGTGGAGTGCCTGCCCCTCCCGCTCCGCGAGCGGGCCAGCCTCTACCGCGACGGCATCCGCGTGGTCACCCCCGCCGTGCGCCGCACGGCGCCGGAAGCCATGTCCCCCCGCGCCAAGACCCACAACTACCTCAACGTGGTCCTGGGCGATCTCGAGGCCAAAAGCCGGGATCCCGAGGCGTGGGCCGTGCTCCTCGACACGAACGGCCATCTCGCCGAGGGCATCGGGAGCAACATCTTCCTTGTCCAGGACGGCGAGATCCGGACGCCGCGTGAGGAGTTCGTCTTGGCCGGGATCAGCCGCGCCACCGTCATCGACTTGGCAACGGAGGCGGGCCTCACCGTGGTCGAGCAGGACCTCGATCTCTTCGACGCCTACGGCGCGGACGAGGCCTTCCTGACCTCGACGAGCCTCTGCATCTGCCCTGTCCAGAGCGTGAACGGGGTCGCCCCGCGGAGCGGGACCGTCCCCGGGCCGGTGACGCGTCAGCTCACGGACGCCTATCGCCGCTTCGTCGACTACGACTTCGTCGCCCAGTACCTGAAGCACCTGGACCGGTAGTAGGTCGGAGGGGGGCTCCGCC
Encoded here:
- a CDS encoding chromate resistance protein ChrB domain-containing protein, with protein sequence MKWVTREKARVDRIACPWLISRFVDREPVFLFVPAADVMKVAEREQAIPYDVPGVELGHHGDHCSFDAFLEKYKLDDPALRALALIVRGADTAHRDLTPESPGLYALATGFQATSKDDFENMARQFPAYDALLAYCRANEQHQRVTGR
- a CDS encoding ornithine cyclodeaminase family protein — translated: MKGNSLNGVSEPLIVLSRGDVLDLLTLHDCIRAVERAFRLHAEGRTLGPGVLGVPAADGGFHIKAAGLVGERSYFAAKTNANFPENPRRFGLPTIQGTIVLADASTGALLAIIESGSVTALRTGAATAVAAKFLARRDARTATIVGCGVQGELQLAAIAAVLPLERAWVLDTDYERAASMAARATASLGLRVEAAKDLRAALRESDVCVTCTPARRAFVTTGDVRPGTFIAAVGADNRGKQELEPALVVSATLVVDVLEQCAEIGELQHVLAAGLMTRAQVHAELADVVVGRRPGRTRDDEITVFDSSGTALQDVAAAVAVYEKARATGRGTEVKLDG
- a CDS encoding chromate resistance protein ChrB domain-containing protein, whose protein sequence is MDTRLLLLIVSLPPNPSSLRVRVWRRLRAIGAVALKRTVYLLPDSPDHYEHFQWLAQEIQRAGGEATLLRVEQIENMSSDEIVRLFHEARNPEYRRLGGRYRKLLQTLDRKSAATSPRVQAELAQLQRDYEKLHELDFFEAPGGAEVERLREAIDMRTRPSEEPRRRGKPAPELRDLRGRQWVTRRRPHVDRIASAWLIKRFIDPDATFLFADPREFPTEAIPFDTPGAELSHVGDDCTFETLLKRAGLRDRRLTRLAEIVHEADLRDGKFPRDEARGIDVVIRGLLAAHADDQQVLTHGLTLFEGLYAAVPGRE
- a CDS encoding aminotransferase class IV gives rise to the protein MTAVSQRIAYFNGRYVPESEVLVPFRDRGFKYGDAVFDTTRTFGHRVFKLAEHVERLYRSLHYLRIDPGIAPAELVAITEEVLRRNLVLLGPDEDYWVSQRISRGLDAAAREVWPRTGATVIVECLPLPLRERASLYRDGIRVVTPAVRRTAPEAMSPRAKTHNYLNVVLGDLEAKSRDPEAWAVLLDTNGHLAEGIGSNIFLVQDGEIRTPREEFVLAGISRATVIDLATEAGLTVVEQDLDLFDAYGADEAFLTSTSLCICPVQSVNGVAPRSGTVPGPVTRQLTDAYRRFVDYDFVAQYLKHLDR